A genome region from Etheostoma cragini isolate CJK2018 chromosome 4, CSU_Ecrag_1.0, whole genome shotgun sequence includes the following:
- the ift52 gene encoding intraflagellar transport protein 52 homolog yields the protein MEKEQHNIVVFNVSKRELFTTNNGYKSMQKKLRAQWKIQSMKEELSLEKLKGAKLWITAGPREKFTASELEVLKHYLDGGGNVLVMLGEGGEMKYDTNINFLLEEFGIMVNNDAVVRNVYYKYFHPKEALVSNGVLNREISRAAGKVVTGNIEDENVGNNAQALTFVYPYGATLSVMKPAVAVLSTGSVCFPLNRPVLAFHRGKEAGKLAVLGSCHMFSDQYVDKEENSKIMDVVLQWLMADNIQLNQIDAEDPEITDYNMLPDTGGLSEQLRVCLQEGDENPRDFTSLFDMSLFNLSTDTLPQVISAYMQLKVKIEPLQLITPQFETPLPQLQPAVFPPALSDLPPPMLDLFDLDETFSSEKVRLAQLTNKCTDDDLEFYVRKCGEILGVTPKLHKDQRDAKHILEHIFFQVVEFKKLNQEHDTDTEPPFTL from the exons ATGGAGAAGGAACAGCACAACATTGTCGTCTTCAATGTTTCGAAAAGAGAACTGTTCACTACGAATAATGGATACAAATCCATGCAGAAAAAACTAAGAGCGCAATGGAAAATCCAAAG TATGAAGGAAGAGCTGTCTTTGGAGAAGCTGAAGGGTGCCAAGCTCTGGATAACAGCAGGCCCTAGGGAGAAGTTCACAGCATCAGAG CTGGAGGTACTGAAGCACTACCTGGACGGAGGAGGAAATGTCCTGGTCATGCTTGGTGAAGGAGGAGAAATGAAATATGACACCAATATCAACTTTCTCCTGGAGGAGTTTGGAATAATGGTCAACAATG ATGCTGTTGTGAGGAATGTGTATTACAAATACTTTCATCCTAAGGAGGCACTTGTGTCCAATGGTGTATTGAACAG AGAAATAAGTCGGGCTGCTGGCAAAGTTGTCACAGGCAACATTGAAGATGAAAATGTTGGAAACAATGCACA agctCTCACATTTGTGTACCCATATGGTGCCACACTGAGTGTGATGAAGCCTGCTGTGGCTGTTCTTTCAACTGGCTCTGTCTGCTTCCCCCTCAACAGGCCTGTCCTGGCCTTCCATCGAGGAAAG GAGGCTGGCAAACTGGCAGTGTTGGGTTCCTGCCACATGTTCAGTGACCAATACGTAGACAAAGAGGAGAACAGTAAAATCATG GACGTTGTGCTCCAGTGGCTCATGGCTGATAATATTCAGCTGAATCAAATTGACGCGGAAGACCCAGAG ATCACAGATTACAACATGCTGCCAGACACAGGGGGCTTGTCAGAACAACTCCGAGTGTGCTTACAAGAGGGTGATGAAAACCCCAGGGACTTCACCTCACTCTTTGATATGTCTTTGTTCAATTTGTCAACCGACACTTTACCTCAAGTCATTAG TGCTTACATGCAGCTTAAGGTTAAAATCGAGCCACTACAGCTGATCACACCACAGTTTGAGACGCCTCTGCCTCAGCTCCAACCTGCT GTCTTTCCACCTGCCTTAAGTGATTTGCCTCCTCCCATGCTGGACCTGTTTGATCTAGATGAAACATTCTCATCAGAGAAAGTGCGCCTAGCACAGCTCACCAATAAAT GCACTGACGACGATCTTGAATTCTACGTGCGGAAATGTGGAGAAATTCTCGGGGTGACTCCAAAGTTGCATAAAGATCAGAGGGATGCCAAGCACATCTTAGAACACATTTTCTTCCAGGTTGTAGAATTCAAGAAACTCAATCAG GAGCATGATACTGACACAGAGCCACCATTCACATTGTga
- the mybl2b gene encoding v-myb avian myeloblastosis viral oncogene homolog-like 2b, which translates to MSWWPRGEDGEEALHQDTDSDVAEQRDGGKVKVKWTQEEDDKLKVLVQKLGSNDWKYIASYIPTHTENQCQHRWFKVLDPELVKGPWTKEEDEKVIELVNLYGNKQWAMVAKHLKGRLGKQCRERWHNHLNPNVKKSSWTAEEDLIIYKAHCLLGNRWAEIAKLLPGRTDNAVKNHWNSTIKRKLEMGFYAGEVFRPNELEELLARVNKDVQIPSCSQDGAEKDPDRQTLPSLQETPVSASIKVEPSEAGPSKAASSPENSSSPKTEADTTGEMSVTSWVVDSSGFLSPTGPALKEVLDMVDGDLDGWCNLAAFDLPEDSPSPERHQFRLEGSALQELSKGNKGELIPISPGGVTPPSILNRRSRRRIALSPDANNSMTPKSTPVKILPFSPSQFLNMWTKQDTHDLENPSLTSTPVCSQKAIVTTPLQRDKTPLTQKENSAFVTPNHKSDLCTTPRTPTPFKNAMEKYGPLQPLPQTPNLEDDINEVILRDSGIELVVVCSTPPEQRRKTMHRPPMKKVRKSLALDVMDCQVMNASKRKSTKAEARPTIKEEPVIVCLNSSSFCSKRHENILDQGFLLGPSDSDIFPSTVPPVPMSKEWETVVCGQTKDQLIMTEKARRYLRSLKSHAPNRALILS; encoded by the exons ATGTCTTGGTGGCCGCGCGG tgAGGATGGGGAGGAGGCTTTGCATCAGGACACAGATTCTGATGTGGCAGAACAGAGAGATGGTGGGAAAGTGAAGGTGAAATGGACACAAGAGGAG gATGACAAGCTCAAGGTGCTGGTTCAAAAACTGGGATCAAATGATTGGAAATACATTGCCAGCTACATACCA ACTCATACTGAAAACCAGTGTCAGCACCGTTGGTTTAAGGTCTTGGATCCAGAATTGGTTAAAGGCCCTTGGACcaaagaggaggatgagaag GTCATAGAGCTTGTAAATCTCTACGGCAACAAACAGTGGGCAATGGTAGCCAAGCATCTTAAGGGCAGACTGGGGAAGCAGTGTAGAGAGCGTTGGCACAACCACCTCAATCCCAATGTGAAGAAGTCGTCATGGACAGCAGAGGAGGACCTCATCATCTACAAGGCTCACTGCCTGCTCGGAAACCGCTGGGCCGAGATCGCCAAGCTGCTCCCTGGAAG AACGGATAACGCAGTGAAGAATCACTGGAACTCAACCATCAAACGTAAATTAGAGATGGGCTTCTATGCTGGGGAGGTCTTTAGGCCAAATGAACTTGAAGAGCTGTTGGCCCGTGTTAATAAAGATGTGCAG ATTCCCAGTTGCTCTCAAGACGGTGCAGAAAAGGATCCAGATCGGCAAACGCTGCCTTCG TTGCAAGAAACACCTGTCTCGGCCTCGATCAAAGTCGAACCCAGCGAAGCAGGGCCATCGAAGGCTGCTTCCTCTCCTGAGAACAGTTCAAGCCCCAAGACCGAAGCAGACACCACAGGAGAAATGAGTGTTACCAGCTGGGTGGTGGACAGCTCTGGCTTTCTCTCCCCTACCGGCCCGGCACTCAAGGAAGTGCTGGACATGGTGGATGGT GACCTCGACGGCTGGTGCAACCTAGCAGCCTTTGACCTGCCCGAGGACAGTCCGAGCCCAGAGCGCCACCAGTTCCGTCTGGAGGGCAGCGCCTTGCAAGAGTTGAGCAAAGGCAACAAGGGCGAACTCATCCCTATCTCTCCCGGAGGGGTCACGCCACCTTCCATACTGAACCGCCGAAGCCGGAGACGCATCGCCTTGTCTCCTGATGCCAACAACTCCATGACACCCAAGAGCACACCTGTTAAAATCTTGCCCTTTTCTCCATCTCAA TTCCTCAACATGTGGACCAAGCAGGACACTCATGACCTGGAGAACCCGTCTCTCACATCCACGCCAGTGTGCAGCCAGAAAGCCATCGTTACTACACCGCTACAGCGTGACAAGACCCCCCTCACCCAGAAGGAGAACTCGGC ATTTGTTACACCCAACCACAAGTCCGATCTCTGTACGACCCCACGGACTCCGACGCCGTTCAAAAATGCCATGGAGAAGTACGGGCCTCTGCAGCCTCTG CCTCAGACTCCAAACCTTGAAGACGACATAAATGAGGTCATTCTAAGAGACTCTGGGATTGAATTGGTTGTTGTGTGTTCGACGCCACCAGAGCAAAGACGCAAAACAATG CATCGGCCTCCTATGAAGAAAGTGCGGAAATCACTGGCCCTAGATGTCATGGACTGCCAGGTGATGAATGCATCCAAACGCAAATCCACCAAAGCTGAAGCCAGACCCACCATTAag GAAGAACCGGTGATAGTTTGTCTCAACTCCTCATCCTTTTGCAGCAAGAGGCACGAAAATATTTTGGATCAGGGTTTCCTTTTGGGACCTAGTGACAGTGACATATTTCCCAGCACGGTGCCCCCAGTTCCG atGTCAAAAGAATGGGAGACGGTTGTTTGTGGTCAAACTAAAGACCAGCTTATAATGACAGAGAAAGCGAGACGCTACCTTCGCTCACTAAAATCCCATGCTCCCAACCGGGCTCTGATTCTGTCCTGA
- the rpn2 gene encoding dolichyl-diphosphooligosaccharide--protein glycosyltransferase subunit 2 isoform X2, protein MDRSRLFGLFLLSLALSGAHALTPAHYLSLSDVARLQNLLSQQFTDLASAYYSVVGLTKLGATIPDHEGVCQFLKSQLDPSSVDSLFFAAETSQAISGCEIPVSNETRDILLAAVSEDSTMSQIHRAVSAISSLGLPLASQEVVGALTGRINKEDNVMAITSALQTAARLSQQSELGGILEEIEDLTARLDDLGGIYLQFEEGLEATAMFVAAAYSLSDHVDMEPPLKEDQVIQLVNSIFSKKSWDSLAEAFSVASAAAALSNNRFHVPVIVSALGPATVSHSQPTLQLLVTDVMSQPLAFANVLVESAYAVASKSIILSQSPFTLNDGVFELNFMSTQPASGYYQFTVAVTGDARLVANHVELKVKVSTEVAVTNMDLSVVDKDQSIGTKTTRVDYPSKAKSSFTADSHQNFAMSFQLVDVHTGVELTPHQTFVRLHNQKTGQEVVFVAEPDSKNLYKFELDTAERKSEFDSMSGTYSLHLIVGDATLENPILWNVADVVLKFVDEEAPATIQPKTLYVPKPEIQHLFREPEKKPPTVVSNTFTALILSPFLLMLLLWFKLGANISNFSFSPSTILFHVGHAATLGLMYVYWTHLNMFQTLKYLAIIGGVTFLAGNRMLAQKAVKRIEKK, encoded by the exons ATGGACCGGTCTA GACTGTTCGGGTTGttcctcctcagcctggctcTCTCTGGAGCTCATGCGCTTACACCGGCGCACTACCTCTCCTTGTCCGATGTAGCCCGACTGCAGAACCTCCTGAGCCAACAGTTCACGGATCTGGCCTCCGCATACTACTCAGTTGTTGGACTGACCAAGCTTGGAGCAACTATTCCTGATCACGAG gGAGTATGCCAATTTCTAAAATCCCAGCTGGACCCCTCTAGTGTTGACTCTCTCTTCTTCGCTGCTGAGACCAGTCAAGCCATTTCAGGATGTGAG ATCCCCGTGTCCAATGAAACCCGTGACATCCTCCTGGCTGCAGTGAGTGAAGATTCGACCATGAGTCAGATTCACAGAGCTGTGAGCGCCATCAGCTCTCTGGGGCTTCCTCTGGCTTCCCAGGAAGTTGTAGGTGCCTTGACCGGTCGCATCAACAAGGAGGACAATGTTATGGC AATCACTTCTGCTCTGCAAACAGCGGCCCGCCTGTCCCAGCAATCAGAACTTGGAGGAATACTGGAGGAAATTGAG gatcTGACCGCTCGTTTGGATGATCTTGGTGGCATCTACCTTCAGTTTGAAGAGGGACTTGAGGCGACTGCCATGTTTGTGGCCGCTGCTTATTCCCTGTCAGATCATGTGGACATGGAGCCCCCTCTGAAGGAG GACCAGGTCATCCAGCTTGTGAACTCCATCTTCAGCAAGAAATCCTGGGACTCTCTGGCCGAGGCCTTCAGCGTGGCAAGTGCCGCCGCTGCTCTCTCCAACAACCGCTTCCACGTGCCGGTCATTGTCAGTGCTCTGGGCCCAGCCACAGTGTCCCACAGCCAGCCAACCCTGCAG CTCCTTGTTACTGATGTCATGTCTCAACCTTTGGCCTTCGCCAACGTGCTGGTGGAATCTGCGTACGCTGTGGCCTCAAAGAGCATCATTCTCAGCCAATCTCCATTCACACTTAATGA TGGTGTCTTTGAACTGAACTTCATGTCCACCCAGCCAGCCAGTGGATACTACCAGTTTACCGTTGCAGTGACGGGAGATGCCCGGCTTGTTGCCAATCATGTTGAG CTCAAAGTGAAGGTGTCCACTGAGGTGGCTGTCACTAACATGGACCTCTCCGTGGTGGATAAAGACCAAAGCATCGGCACAAAGACTACCAG gGTGGACTATCCTTCCAAAGCCAAGAGCTCCTTCACAGCAGACAGCCACCAAAACTTTGCTATGTCATTCCAGCTGGTTGATGTCCACACCGGAGTGGAGCTTACTCCTCACCAG ACTTTCGTCCGCCTCCACAATCAGAAAACTGGCCAAGAAGTTGTGTTTGTGGCTGAACCCGACAGCAAGAATCTCTACAAGTTTGAGTTGGACACCGCAGAGAGGAAATCCGAGTTTGACTCCATGTCTGGTACCTATTCCCTCCACCTCATCGTTGGGGATGCTACCTTGGAGAATCCCATTTTATGGAATGTG GCTGATGTTGTTCTGAAGTTTGTGGATGAGGAGGCCCCAGCGACCATTCAGCCCAAGACTCTTTATGTACCCAAACCAGAGATCCAG CACTTATTCAGGGAACCAGAGAAGAAGCCTCCCACGGTGGTTTCCAATACCTTCACTGCACTCATCCTGTCTCCCTTCCTGCTTATGCTCCTCCTG TGGTTTAAGCTCGGAGCCAACATCTCCAACTTCAGCTTCTCTCCCAGCACCATTCTGTTCCATGTAGGACACGCAG cCACACTGGGCCTGATGTACGTCTACTGGACTCACCTGAACATGTTCCAGACTCTGAAGTACCTGGCGATTATCGGCGGGGTGACGTTCCTCGCCGGGAACCGCATGCTGGCCCAGAAAGCAGTGAAGAG aattgagaaaaaataa
- the rpn2 gene encoding dolichyl-diphosphooligosaccharide--protein glycosyltransferase subunit 2 isoform X1 — MDRSRLFGLFLLSLALSGAHALTPAHYLSLSDVARLQNLLSQQFTDLASAYYSVVGLTKLGATIPDHEGVCQFLKSQLDPSSVDSLFFAAETSQAISGCEIPVSNETRDILLAAVSEDSTMSQIHRAVSAISSLGLPLASQEVVGALTGRINKEDNVMAITSALQTAARLSQQSELGGILEEIEDLTARLDDLGGIYLQFEEGLEATAMFVAAAYSLSDHVDMEPPLKEDQVIQLVNSIFSKKSWDSLAEAFSVASAAAALSNNRFHVPVIVSALGPATVSHSQPTLQLLVTDVMSQPLAFANVLVESAYAVASKSIILSQSPFTLNDGVFELNFMSTQPASGYYQFTVAVTGDARLVANHVELKVKVSTEVAVTNMDLSVVDKDQSIGTKTTRVDYPSKAKSSFTADSHQNFAMSFQLVDVHTGVELTPHQTFVRLHNQKTGQEVVFVAEPDSKNLYKFELDTAERKSEFDSMSGTYSLHLIVGDATLENPILWNVADVVLKFVDEEAPATIQPKTLYVPKPEIQHLFREPEKKPPTVVSNTFTALILSPFLLMLLLWFKLGANISNFSFSPSTILFHVGHAATLGLMYVYWTHLNMFQTLKYLAIIGGVTFLAGNRMLAQKAVKRIAAEQSSRLAKYRSLR, encoded by the exons ATGGACCGGTCTA GACTGTTCGGGTTGttcctcctcagcctggctcTCTCTGGAGCTCATGCGCTTACACCGGCGCACTACCTCTCCTTGTCCGATGTAGCCCGACTGCAGAACCTCCTGAGCCAACAGTTCACGGATCTGGCCTCCGCATACTACTCAGTTGTTGGACTGACCAAGCTTGGAGCAACTATTCCTGATCACGAG gGAGTATGCCAATTTCTAAAATCCCAGCTGGACCCCTCTAGTGTTGACTCTCTCTTCTTCGCTGCTGAGACCAGTCAAGCCATTTCAGGATGTGAG ATCCCCGTGTCCAATGAAACCCGTGACATCCTCCTGGCTGCAGTGAGTGAAGATTCGACCATGAGTCAGATTCACAGAGCTGTGAGCGCCATCAGCTCTCTGGGGCTTCCTCTGGCTTCCCAGGAAGTTGTAGGTGCCTTGACCGGTCGCATCAACAAGGAGGACAATGTTATGGC AATCACTTCTGCTCTGCAAACAGCGGCCCGCCTGTCCCAGCAATCAGAACTTGGAGGAATACTGGAGGAAATTGAG gatcTGACCGCTCGTTTGGATGATCTTGGTGGCATCTACCTTCAGTTTGAAGAGGGACTTGAGGCGACTGCCATGTTTGTGGCCGCTGCTTATTCCCTGTCAGATCATGTGGACATGGAGCCCCCTCTGAAGGAG GACCAGGTCATCCAGCTTGTGAACTCCATCTTCAGCAAGAAATCCTGGGACTCTCTGGCCGAGGCCTTCAGCGTGGCAAGTGCCGCCGCTGCTCTCTCCAACAACCGCTTCCACGTGCCGGTCATTGTCAGTGCTCTGGGCCCAGCCACAGTGTCCCACAGCCAGCCAACCCTGCAG CTCCTTGTTACTGATGTCATGTCTCAACCTTTGGCCTTCGCCAACGTGCTGGTGGAATCTGCGTACGCTGTGGCCTCAAAGAGCATCATTCTCAGCCAATCTCCATTCACACTTAATGA TGGTGTCTTTGAACTGAACTTCATGTCCACCCAGCCAGCCAGTGGATACTACCAGTTTACCGTTGCAGTGACGGGAGATGCCCGGCTTGTTGCCAATCATGTTGAG CTCAAAGTGAAGGTGTCCACTGAGGTGGCTGTCACTAACATGGACCTCTCCGTGGTGGATAAAGACCAAAGCATCGGCACAAAGACTACCAG gGTGGACTATCCTTCCAAAGCCAAGAGCTCCTTCACAGCAGACAGCCACCAAAACTTTGCTATGTCATTCCAGCTGGTTGATGTCCACACCGGAGTGGAGCTTACTCCTCACCAG ACTTTCGTCCGCCTCCACAATCAGAAAACTGGCCAAGAAGTTGTGTTTGTGGCTGAACCCGACAGCAAGAATCTCTACAAGTTTGAGTTGGACACCGCAGAGAGGAAATCCGAGTTTGACTCCATGTCTGGTACCTATTCCCTCCACCTCATCGTTGGGGATGCTACCTTGGAGAATCCCATTTTATGGAATGTG GCTGATGTTGTTCTGAAGTTTGTGGATGAGGAGGCCCCAGCGACCATTCAGCCCAAGACTCTTTATGTACCCAAACCAGAGATCCAG CACTTATTCAGGGAACCAGAGAAGAAGCCTCCCACGGTGGTTTCCAATACCTTCACTGCACTCATCCTGTCTCCCTTCCTGCTTATGCTCCTCCTG TGGTTTAAGCTCGGAGCCAACATCTCCAACTTCAGCTTCTCTCCCAGCACCATTCTGTTCCATGTAGGACACGCAG cCACACTGGGCCTGATGTACGTCTACTGGACTCACCTGAACATGTTCCAGACTCTGAAGTACCTGGCGATTATCGGCGGGGTGACGTTCCTCGCCGGGAACCGCATGCTGGCCCAGAAAGCAGTGAAGAG GATTGCAGCAGAGCAAAGTAGTAGGTTGGCAAAGTATAGGAGTCTACGATAA